Below is a window of Defluviimonas sp. SAOS-178_SWC DNA.
TCGGCGACCGCCAGACCGGCAAGACCGCGATCGCGCTCGACACGATCCTGAACCAGAAGAGCTATAATGAGGCCGCCGGCGACGACGAGTCGAAGAAGCTCTACTGCGTCTACGTCGCGATCGGCCAGAAGCGCTCGACCGTCGCCCAGCTCGTGAAGAAGCTGGAAGAGACGGGCGCGATCAACTACTCGATCGTCGTCGCGGCGACCGCGTCCGACCCGGCGCCTATGCAGTTCCTGGCGCCCTATTCGGCGACCGCCATCGCGGAATACTTCCGTGACAACGGCCGCCACGCGCTGATCATCTACGATGACCTCTCCAAGCAGGCCGTGGCCTACCGCCAGATGTCGCTGCTGCTCCGCCGTCCGCCCGGACGCGAAGCCTATCCGGGCGACGTCTTTTACCTGCACTCCCGTCTTCTGGAGCGTTCGGCGAAGTTGAACGAGGACAACGGCGCGGGGTCGCTGACGGCGCTGCCGATCATCGAAACCCAGGGCGGCGACGTGTCGGCCTTCATTCCGACCAACGTGATCTCGATCACCGACGGCCAGATCTTCCTTGAGACGGAACTCTTCTACCAGGGGATCCGTCCGGCCGTGAACACCGGCCTTTCGGTGTCGCGCGTGGGCTCGTCCGCGCAGACCAACGCGATGAAGTCGGTCGCGGGCCCGGTGAAGCTTGAGCTTGCGCAGTACCGCGAAATGGCGGCCTTCGCGCAGTTCGGTTCCGACCTCGACGCGGCGACCCAGAAGCTGCTGAACCGTGGCGCGCGCCTGACCGAGCTGATGAAGCAGCCGCAGTATTCTCCGCTGACCAACGCCGAGATCGTCTGCGTCATCTTCGCCGGCACCAAGGGCTACCTCGACAATATCGCCGTCAAGGATGTCGGCCGGTACGAGGCGGGGCTCCTCAAGCACCTGCGCACCAATGGCAAGGCCCTTCTTGACTGGATCACCAAGGAAGATCCGAAGATCAAGGGTGAGGCCGAGGACAAGATCCGCGCGAGCCTGGACGAATTCGCCAAGACCTTCGCGTAACGCGCGGGAGGGAAGGACAGGGATATGCCCAGCCTTAAGGACCTGAAAAACAGGATCGGAAGCGTCAAGTCGACGCGGAAGATCACGAAGGCCATGCAGATGGTCGCGGCGGCCAAGCTCCGCCGCGCCCAGGACGCGGCCGAGGCCGCGCGTCCTTACGCCGAGCGGATGACCGCGGTCATGTCCGGCCTCGCCACCTCGGTCGGCGGATCGGACTCCGCGCCCCGGCTTCTGTCGGGGACCGGCAAGGATCAGACCCACCTTCTGGTGGTGATGACAGCCGAACGCGGCCTGTGCGGCGGCTTCAACTCGACCATCGTCCGGCTTGCCCGTGCGAAGGCGAACGAGCTTCTGTCAATGGGCAAGACGGTGAAGATCCTCACCGTCGGTAAGAAGGGCCGCGAACAACTCAAGCGCGACCTTGGCAAGCATTTCGTCGCCCATGTCGATCTCTCCGAGGTCAAGCGCGTGGGCTATGACAATGCACAAGCCATCGCACGCGACCTGATCCAGCGCTTCGAGGCGGGCGAGTTCGACGTGGCGACGCTCTTCTTCAACCGCTTCCAGTCGGTGATCAGCCAGGTCCCGACCGCGCAGCAGGTGATCCCGGCCGTCTTCGACGAAAGCGCCGGCGCCTCGACGCTCTACGACTACGAGCCGTCCGAGGAAGGCATCCTCGCCGACCTTCTGCCGCGCGGTGTCGCGACCCAGGTCTTCACGGCCCTTCTCGAGAACGGCGCTTCCGAACAGGGCGCCCGGATGAGCGCGATGGACAACGCGACGCGCAACGCGGGCGAGATGATCGACCGGTTGACGATCCAGTACAACCGCTCGCGCCAGGCCGCGATCACCAAAGAGCTTATCGAAATCATTTCGGGCGCCGAGGCGCTCTGACGAAACCGGAGAAACCAAGATGGCAAGAGCACCGAAAGCAGCTGCCACGAAGGCGACCGGCCGGGTGACGCAAGTCATTGGCGCTGTCGTCGACGTGCAGTTCGACGATCACCTTCCGGCGATTCTGAACGCGCTTGAAACCGACAACAACGGCAAGCGGCTGGTTCTCGAGGTCGCCCAGCACCTCGGCGAGAACACCGTGCGCACCGTCGCGATGGACGCGACCGAAGGCCTCGTTCGCGGCGCCGCGGTGACCGACCTCGGCGAGCCGATCTCGGTTCCGGTCGGCAACCCGACGCTCGGCCGCATCCTCAACGTCATCGGCGAGCCGGTGGACGAAAAGGGCCCGGTCAAGGCCAAGGAAACCCGCGCCATCCACCAGCCGGCGCCGGAATTCTCCGCCCAGTCGACCTCGTCGGAAATCCTCGTCACCGGCATCAAGGTCATCGACCTTCTCGCGCCCTATTCGAAGGGCGGCAAGATCGGCCTCTTTGGCGGCGCCGGCGTGGGCAAGACGGTTCTGATCATGGAACTGATCAACAACATCGCCAAGGTGCACTCGGGCTTCTCGGTCTTCGCCGGCGTGGGCGAGCGGACCCGTGAGGGCAACGACCTTTATCACGAGATGATCGAGTCGGGCGTTATCGTTCCGGACGATCTGGAAAAGTCGAAAGTGGCCCTTGTCTACGGTCAGATGAACGAGCCGCCGGGGGCCCGGATGCGCGTCGCCCTGTCGGGTCTGACGCTGGCCGAGCAGTTCCGCGACCAGTCGGGCACCGACGTTCTGTTCTTCGTCGACAACATCTTCCGCTTCACCCAGGCGGGTTCGGAAGTGTCCGCGCTTCTCGGCCGTATTCCTTCGGCCGTGGGCTACCAGCCGACGCTCGCGACCGACATGGGCGCGATGCAGGAGCGCATCACCTCGACCAAGGCGGGCTCGATCACCTCGGTTCAGGCCATCTACGTTCCGGCCGACGACCTTACCGACCCGGCGCCGGCGACCTCGTTCGCCCACCTCGACGCCACCACGGTTCTGTCGCGCGCGATCTCCGAACTCGGCATCTACCCGGCCGTTGACCCCTTGGACTCCACGAGCCGAATCCTCGACCCGGCCGTCGTCGGCGAAGAGCACTACAACGTCGCCCGCGACGTGCAGGGTATCCTTCAGCGCTACAAGTCGCTGCAGGACATCATCGCCATCCTCGGCATGGACGAACTCTCCGAAGAGGACAAGCTGACCGTGGCCCGCGCCCGGAAGATCCAGCGCTTCCTTTCGCAGCCGTTCGACGTGGCGAAGGTATTCACCGGCTCCGACGGCGTCCAGGTGCCGCTCGAAAAGACCATCGCGTCCTTCAAGGCCGTGGTTGCCGGCGAATACGATCACCTGCCCGAGGGCGCCTTCTACATGGTTGGCGACATCGAGGAAGTGAAAGCCAAGGCGCAGCGTCTGGCCGCAGACGCGGCGTAAGGGGGCAACATGGCCGATACGATGCAGTTCGATCTCGTCAGCCCTGAACGGCGGCTCGCCTCCGTTCAGGCGCGCGAGGTCCGCATTCCGGGCGCGGCCGGTGACCTGACCGCAATGCCGGGGCATGCGCCGCTGATCACGACGCTGCGTCCGGGCATCCTCAGGATCGTCAAGGCCGACGGCGGGACCGACGACTACGCGGTGACCGGCGGTTTTGCCGAGATCTCCGGCGACGGCACGACGCTTCTCGCCGAGGAGGCGCTGCATGTCAGCGAGGTGACGTCTGACGTGGTGAAGCGGTTCGTGGCCCGCGCGGAAGAGGGGCTTCGGGTGGCCAAGGAGGCGGGGCATCACGACCTCGTCGACGACGCGGCCAAGCTTCTCGCCGACATGGTGGCGATGGGCGATCACATCGGCATCTCGTAAGGCGCCGCCCTTCGAATGCGCGAACAGACGGCTCCCTCGCGGGGGCCGTTCTCATTTCTGAAAACCCCTTCCCGAAATTGCGCCCCTTCGGCCATCCGATGGACGCGCCCATTTCAACCGGGGGCAGTCACAGGACCCGTGCCAAGCGGCCCCGGAGAGGGGCCGCTTGTGTCTCGCGCATCGAGGGTTAAACTTCGTCCGTTTCCGCCTCGCCAACCGGACAGCACCGGTATTCCTGGCTTTTCTCCAGAAGCTGGATCTGCTTGGCGAGCAACTGGTTCATCAGATCCTTGTGCACGAGGTCGAGTTGCATCGACTTCTGCCGCTCCTCCTCGCAGGTGTTGCACTTGTCGAGGCAGCCCTTGACCACGATGCCCTGCGTCGGCAGGCAGTAGGTGCGTTCGAAGCTCAGCTCGGCGGCAAGCTTCGCGCCCACCTCGTCCGACCCGGCCTTGGCCAGAATGCCTTCCTTCACGAGATCGTCGTCGACCTTCTTTAGTACCCGGTCCTGCACGTCCGCCGGAACCGGCTGCACATTGGTCGCGACCCGGAAGGGCGAGGCGACCGCGGTCAGACCGGCAAACCCGCCGATGCCGATCGAGCCGACGCCCGAGACGACATTCGCCTGCTGCGCCGCCGCCGAGGTCCGCCCCGCCGTCTGCACGTCGAGCCGCGCGGTCTGGGTGGCGAGGATGCCGTTCGGCAGCACCTTGACGCCGGTCGCCGGCCGGACGGGCCGCGCCTCGACCGCACTCGACGCCGCCGCGTCGACCACCCGGCGCAGCACCGCGACGATGCGGAACCGCAGCGTCTGCTTCTTCACCAGCGGATAGGCGAAATAGGTCACGGCGTGGCACTGGTTCTTGTTCTCGAAGGTCCGGGTCGAGGCCTCATAGGCGCTTTCGCTCTCGCCTTCGGCATGGGACCGGCTCTGCACTTCGCCCATCTGTACCGAATTGGCCGCCCGCGTCGCCTGGACCGACCGGTCATGCGATGATTGCGCGTGGCTCGACAATTGCCGCAGGAACGACGACGAACTGCGCGAGTTGAAGTCGCCCTCCACGTTGACGCTGCCGCCGCCGGCGAAACCGATCGAGGCATAGGAGCCGTCCACATCCGTCTCGAAATCCGAATGCGACGAGGACGAGGCCGAGCCGCTGTCGGTCACCGTCAGGTCGGACATGTAGCGGTCCATCGACCGCATATAATACGTCTCCTCCGACGACTGTTCATGCCGGTAGCTGACCTCGGACTCCGCGTCGTAGGTGAAGCGGTTGTTCCGGGTCGAGGTGTAGAGCCGGACCTTTTCGCCCGGCAGCAGGGTTGTCGAATAGACCACGTCGCCCAGCGACATCGGCCCCGGGCAGCGCTCCAGTTCGGCGACGATGGTGATTTCCACCGGCACGTCGAGTTGCCGGTTGGTCAGCCGGTAGGAAATGCGCAGCCGCTCGCAGCAGGGCTCTTTCGCGATTTCAGGGCAACAGGGAAGGTCGTTGATCGAGATAAGATCGCCATCAGGCATCTCACATCCTCCTCAAATGGGTTTGCTTGAAAACACACCCCCCCACCGCGGCCCCGGCCAAAATCGACTCGGTGACCGGAAACCGGCGGAAGTGCACTTACCTTACGTTAACTCTCCCTGTGCGGGAATGGTGGAATTCCTCCACAGCCAGATCCTGCCGACCGCCGGGGATTTTCCGCTTTTCCGCCGCGTCCCGCCGGGCTTAGATGGTCGAAACGCCGAGGGGTTTGGATGCGACGGCTGAGCAGTCATCTGACGGGGGTCGAGCGCGGGTCCATCGTGCTGTTTTCCGATTACCAGGACGGCGGTGCGATGTGGACCGGCAATGGCCCGCGAGAATTGCGGCGGATCGTCGAGTTCTCCGAACCGTTCAGGGCCGAGCCGGTCGTCCATGTCTCGATCTCGATGTGGGACATGGACCAGAAGACCAACCAGCGGGCCGACATTTCGGCCGAGATGGTCAATCCCGAAGGTTTCGTCATCGTTTTCCGCACCTGGGGCGACACCCGCGTTGCCCGTGTCCGCGCGGATTGGCTGGCGATCGGAGAGGTCGCCAGCGACGACGACTGGGTGATCGACTAGGACGGCGCTCAGCTCCGCCCGCGGCGCGGCGGGGCCATGCCGCCCTTGCGATGAGCCGCCTTTGCAGGCTTGCGCGGCGCCTTTCCGCCTTTCGGGGCCGCGGCCTTGGTTGCCGGGCCGGTACCCTTGCGATGCGGTTTCTTTCCTGCCGGTTTTGCCTTCGGGCCAGGAGCCTGCGGTTCGGGGAGAAGCCCGTGCTCGGCCGCAACCTCCTGAGCGATGTGGCGACCTTTCGGCTTCGCTTTCCACCCGTCCGGCTTCCTGTCCGGCCGCTTCGCCGGTTCGGCCACAGGCCGCGCCTCCGGGGCCGGTGCCGGCCCGCGTGGCGCGAAGGGCGGCTCGTCGAGCGCCCTGAGCACCGCGGCACCTTCGAGCTTTCCGCCGGCGCCCACGGCCGCCAGAAGGGCCGGCGCGCGCGAGGCGAGCACTTCGACGAAGGTTTCCGTCTCCTGCACCCGGATCGCGCCGACATCCTCGCGGCCGAGGTTCCCGGCGCGGCAGAGCATCGGCAGGATCCAGCGCGGCTCGGCCCGATCCGCCCGCCCGACCGAGATCGCGAACCAGCGGCTCGGCCCGAAGTTTTGCGCGGCGCGTGGCGGGGCATCGACGGATGCCAGTTCCTCGGGCGCGGAGTGCCGGTCGCGCCAGGCCTTGACGAAGGCCGCCGCGATGCGCTCGGCCCCGTGCAGGTCGAGAAGCCGCGCGGCAAAGGTAGCGTCGCCCTCCGTCACCGCCTCGGTCCAGACCGGATCGGACAAGAGCCGCTCCTCGTCCTTCAGCCGCACCGCCTCGGCCGAGGGCGCATCGACCCATTCCGCCGTGACCTTTGCGAACCGCAACACGCCCTCGGCCTTGCGCCGGGCGTTCTTCGGCACGATGAGGGCGCTGACGCCCTTGCGGCCGGCGCGGCCGGTGCGGCCCGAGCGGTGGAGCAACGTCTCTCCGTTCGATGGCAGTTCGGCGTGGATCACCAGGTCGAGATTGGGCAGGTCGATCCCGCGTGCGGCGACATCCGTGGCGACGCAGACCCGTGCGCGCCCGTCGCGCATCGCCTGAAGCGCATGGGTGCGTTCCGACTGGCTCAGTTCGCCCGAAAGCGCCACGACCGAGAAACTGCGGTTCGAAAGACGCGTTGTCAGGCGATTCACGGTGGCGCGGGTGTTGCAGAAGACGATGGCGTTCTGGGCTTCGTAGAAGCGCAGGACGTTGACGATGGCGTGTTCGACATCGTGGGTGGCGACCTGCATCGCCCGGTAGTCGATATCGGCGTGCTGGCTGCGTTCGCCGCCCGTGGTGATGCGGACCGTGTCCTTCTGGTACTTCTGCGCCAGCATCGCGATGGCTTTCGGCACCGTGGCCGAGAACATCAGCGTGCGGCGGGTCTCGGGTGCCTCGCCGAGGATGAATTCGAGGTCCTCGCGGAAGCCGAGGTCAAGCATCTCGTCGGCCTCGTCGAGCACGACCGCCCGTATCGCCGTCATGTCGAGCGATCCGCGCTGGATATGGTCCCGCAGGCGCCCCGGCGTGCCGACGACGATATGGGCGCCCCGGTCAAGCGCCCGGCGTTCGTCGCGCATGTCCATGCCACCGACGCAGGAGGCCACGGTGGCGCCGGTCAGAGCGTAAAGCCAGCCAAGCTCTCGCTTGACCTGAAGCGCAAGCTCGCGTGTCGGCGCGATGACGAGGGCGAGCGGCGCCCCGGCCGGTCCAAAGCTCTCCTCGCCCTCCAGGACCGTCGGCGCGATGGCCAGGCCGAAGCCCACGGTCTTGCCCGAACCGGTCTGGGCCGAGACGAGAAGGTCCGCGTCCCCGTGTCCTTCCTGCGTCACCGCCTCCTGCACCGGGGTCAGCACGGCATAGCCGCGCTCGGCCAGCGCGTCGGCCAGGGGCCGGATCAGGGTCGGGGTCTTGGTCATCATGTCGTCTTTCAGGATCGGCCCGGGATCGCGGGCGGGAACCGCGCCTTCGGCCCGGAAGCGGGGGAGAACGCCCCGGCGCGGCGAATGACGGCACCTAAAGCGAAACGGCGGCGATGTATAGGGCGAATACGCAACCTGGCAAGTGTCCCGCGCGCATGTCAGTCCCTTGATCGGTCGCGGAACATCGCTAGCATCGGAAGATACTGTCGAGATCCCGAGGTGACTCACGCCAACCGGAAGGAAGAGGTTCATGTTTCGCGGTCTTGCGATCTTCAGCCTGCTGTCCGTCACCCCGGCTTCTGGTCAGGACGGTCCCGCCTTCGACTGCGCGAAAGCGGAGAGCGATGCGGAGAAGCTGGTCTGCGCCGATGCCGGACTTGCCCAGCTCGACAGGCGCGTTGCTGACCGATATGCGGCTGCGCTCGCCGTGGCCAAGAGCCTTGGCGCAGGCGCGCAGCAGGCGGAAGACGCGTTGCGGGCCTATCAGCGCGGCTGGGTCAAGGGCCGCGACGATTGCTGGAAGGCGGACGATCTGAAAGCCTGCGTGGAGGCCGCCTATCTTCGCCGCGAAGGGGAGCTTGTCGCGCAGTGGTTGCTGGAAAAGCCGACCTCCGTCGCCTTCTGGGCCTGTGACGGCAATCCGGCCAACGAGGTCGTGACCTACTTCTTCGACACGACCTTGCCGAGCGTCCGCTTCGAACGCGGCGACGCGGTCGATACCGGATCGCTTTCACCGACAGGGTCGGGGTCGAAGTATGAGGGGAGCTTTGGGCGTTCGATCTGGATCAAGGGCGATGAGGCCACCTACCGGGAGCCGGACCCGGACGGCACGACGATGACCTGCACACTCGCCCGGACGGAATGAACGGACCGCGCGCGCCCTGAGGCGAGGCGCGGGAGATGATCACCCCCGCGAATACATGCCCTCGTAGATCGGACTCAGCGTCTCGGCGTCGAAGAGCGACGAGACGGATGTGC
It encodes the following:
- the atpA gene encoding F0F1 ATP synthase subunit alpha, with the protein product MGIQAAEISAILKEQIKNFGQEAEVAEVGRVLSVGDGIARVHGLDNVQAGEMVEFPGGIRGMALNLEVDNVGIVIFGDDRSIKEGDTVKRTKSIVDVPVGDELLGRVVDGLGNPIDGKGPIKTKKRAVADVKAPGIIPRKSVHEPMATGLKSVDAMIPVGRGQRELIIGDRQTGKTAIALDTILNQKSYNEAAGDDESKKLYCVYVAIGQKRSTVAQLVKKLEETGAINYSIVVAATASDPAPMQFLAPYSATAIAEYFRDNGRHALIIYDDLSKQAVAYRQMSLLLRRPPGREAYPGDVFYLHSRLLERSAKLNEDNGAGSLTALPIIETQGGDVSAFIPTNVISITDGQIFLETELFYQGIRPAVNTGLSVSRVGSSAQTNAMKSVAGPVKLELAQYREMAAFAQFGSDLDAATQKLLNRGARLTELMKQPQYSPLTNAEIVCVIFAGTKGYLDNIAVKDVGRYEAGLLKHLRTNGKALLDWITKEDPKIKGEAEDKIRASLDEFAKTFA
- a CDS encoding F0F1 ATP synthase subunit gamma, which gives rise to MPSLKDLKNRIGSVKSTRKITKAMQMVAAAKLRRAQDAAEAARPYAERMTAVMSGLATSVGGSDSAPRLLSGTGKDQTHLLVVMTAERGLCGGFNSTIVRLARAKANELLSMGKTVKILTVGKKGREQLKRDLGKHFVAHVDLSEVKRVGYDNAQAIARDLIQRFEAGEFDVATLFFNRFQSVISQVPTAQQVIPAVFDESAGASTLYDYEPSEEGILADLLPRGVATQVFTALLENGASEQGARMSAMDNATRNAGEMIDRLTIQYNRSRQAAITKELIEIISGAEAL
- the atpD gene encoding F0F1 ATP synthase subunit beta, coding for MARAPKAAATKATGRVTQVIGAVVDVQFDDHLPAILNALETDNNGKRLVLEVAQHLGENTVRTVAMDATEGLVRGAAVTDLGEPISVPVGNPTLGRILNVIGEPVDEKGPVKAKETRAIHQPAPEFSAQSTSSEILVTGIKVIDLLAPYSKGGKIGLFGGAGVGKTVLIMELINNIAKVHSGFSVFAGVGERTREGNDLYHEMIESGVIVPDDLEKSKVALVYGQMNEPPGARMRVALSGLTLAEQFRDQSGTDVLFFVDNIFRFTQAGSEVSALLGRIPSAVGYQPTLATDMGAMQERITSTKAGSITSVQAIYVPADDLTDPAPATSFAHLDATTVLSRAISELGIYPAVDPLDSTSRILDPAVVGEEHYNVARDVQGILQRYKSLQDIIAILGMDELSEEDKLTVARARKIQRFLSQPFDVAKVFTGSDGVQVPLEKTIASFKAVVAGEYDHLPEGAFYMVGDIEEVKAKAQRLAADAA
- a CDS encoding F0F1 ATP synthase subunit epsilon produces the protein MADTMQFDLVSPERRLASVQAREVRIPGAAGDLTAMPGHAPLITTLRPGILRIVKADGGTDDYAVTGGFAEISGDGTTLLAEEALHVSEVTSDVVKRFVARAEEGLRVAKEAGHHDLVDDAAKLLADMVAMGDHIGIS
- a CDS encoding H-type lectin domain-containing protein, yielding MRRLSSHLTGVERGSIVLFSDYQDGGAMWTGNGPRELRRIVEFSEPFRAEPVVHVSISMWDMDQKTNQRADISAEMVNPEGFVIVFRTWGDTRVARVRADWLAIGEVASDDDWVID
- a CDS encoding DEAD/DEAH box helicase: MTKTPTLIRPLADALAERGYAVLTPVQEAVTQEGHGDADLLVSAQTGSGKTVGFGLAIAPTVLEGEESFGPAGAPLALVIAPTRELALQVKRELGWLYALTGATVASCVGGMDMRDERRALDRGAHIVVGTPGRLRDHIQRGSLDMTAIRAVVLDEADEMLDLGFREDLEFILGEAPETRRTLMFSATVPKAIAMLAQKYQKDTVRITTGGERSQHADIDYRAMQVATHDVEHAIVNVLRFYEAQNAIVFCNTRATVNRLTTRLSNRSFSVVALSGELSQSERTHALQAMRDGRARVCVATDVAARGIDLPNLDLVIHAELPSNGETLLHRSGRTGRAGRKGVSALIVPKNARRKAEGVLRFAKVTAEWVDAPSAEAVRLKDEERLLSDPVWTEAVTEGDATFAARLLDLHGAERIAAAFVKAWRDRHSAPEELASVDAPPRAAQNFGPSRWFAISVGRADRAEPRWILPMLCRAGNLGREDVGAIRVQETETFVEVLASRAPALLAAVGAGGKLEGAAVLRALDEPPFAPRGPAPAPEARPVAEPAKRPDRKPDGWKAKPKGRHIAQEVAAEHGLLPEPQAPGPKAKPAGKKPHRKGTGPATKAAAPKGGKAPRKPAKAAHRKGGMAPPRRGRS
- a CDS encoding MliC family protein, with the protein product MFRGLAIFSLLSVTPASGQDGPAFDCAKAESDAEKLVCADAGLAQLDRRVADRYAAALAVAKSLGAGAQQAEDALRAYQRGWVKGRDDCWKADDLKACVEAAYLRREGELVAQWLLEKPTSVAFWACDGNPANEVVTYFFDTTLPSVRFERGDAVDTGSLSPTGSGSKYEGSFGRSIWIKGDEATYREPDPDGTTMTCTLARTE